The Urbifossiella limnaea nucleotide sequence GCGGTCAGCGGCGGCTTCTTGGCGGCGGCCGGCGGCATCTTTTCGGTCGGCTCGGCCGTGGTGAGGCGCTTCAGGAACTCGCTGGCGTCGGCCTTGCCCGGGGCGATCGCGCCGGCCTTCACGGCGTCGTCGCGGACGTCGAGCCGCAGGTCGGCCTTGCGCGACTTCTCGTCGGGGCCGTGGCACGTGAAGCACTGCGTCGCCAGGATCGGCCGCACGTCCCTGGCGTAATCGACGGGGTCGGCCGCGGCGCCGGCGGCGGCGACGGTCAGTAGCGCGGCGGCGAGGGGGAACCGCATGGGCACCGCTCGGAGAAGGGTGGCGGGGCGGGCAGGGGGGTTAGTGTATCGGGTCCGGCAGTGGGCCGTGTGGGAGTCGAACCCACTTCCAATCCGTTATGAGCGGACTGCTCGACCGTTGAGCTTCCGGCCCCGGCGGAAGGGCATTGTAGCAGACGTGAGGAAGCCCGGGGACGGCCGTCCCCGGGCTTTTCGCCAGTGGCTACCGCGGCTTCAGGACCAGGTCGAACGTCGGCCGGGTGCGGCCGTCGCGGAGCGTGACCCCGGCCCGGCTGAACGCGATCCGGTCGGGGTGCGACTCGTCGCGCTCGTGCCGGCACGACACAGCCACGATCCCCGCTTCCGTGACCGACTGCACCTCGCCCGGGTCGGCGACGCCGTTGCCGTTCGCGTCGCGCCACAGGGCCAGCCCGCGCAGTTCGACCCCGGTGAGGCGGCCGTCGCGGTCGTCGTCCAGGGCCGACAGTGCCGCGTAGCCGTGCTCCCAGAACAGCCAAAACGTGACGCTGCCGAAGAACTGCAGCGCCGAGTCTACCTCGCCGCGGCCGGCCGGGTCGTAGACCAGCCACGCGGCGTCCTTCGTGATCCACGTCCAGCGCTTCTTGATGCCGGAGCCGTCGGCGTCGAAGCGGACGGCGGCGCGCGTGTCTTCCAGGTCGGCGGCGCCGAGCCCGTCGCGGAGCGGCACCGCGATCGGCGTGATCGGCCGCGGCAACTGCTTCAGCTTCTCCGTCTTCGTCTTCAGGTCGGCGATCTCGGCGGCGTCCTTCGTGGCGTCCAGCAGCGGCACGAGGTAGCCGGCGGCCTCCGCGGTGACGGTGTGGCCGCCGAGCCCGAGTGCCGTCAGGTCCTTGTCCTTCGCCCAGCCGTCGCGCAGGACGGCCCGGTACGCCTCGACCGCCTTCGCCTTGTCGCCCGACTGGTCGATGACCCACGCCCGCCCGAGCACCGCGGCCGGGTCGCCCGGGGCGAGCTTCACCGCCTTCTCGTACAGGGCCATCGACTTGAGGAGGTGGTCCTTCGCGGCGGCCTCCGCGCCGGCGTCCTTACCCTTGCCCGACTTTCCGAACGGCACAAACGGCGGCTCGTACCCGAACCACAGGCCGCCGTTCTTGCCGTCCTTGCGGACCTCGAGCGCGCCGGCGCGCGTCGTGTACGCCATGGCGTGCGCCCGGGCCAGGTTCAGCACGGCCTTCGCGTCCTTCGGGTTCTCCTTCACGTGGGCTTCGAGGTTAGACACGACGCGCTCGACCGGCACCTTTTCGGTCTCGACGCGCATGTACCGCGCCGGGGCGGTGCCGGCGACGGCGGCGGCCGCGGCCAGGCCGAGGGCCGCGGCGCGGACAGACAGAGGCGTGGGCATGGGAGCTCCGGGGGGACGGGAGTGGGCAGGGGGGATCATACCGCAACAGGGGCGCGGAAGCACGCCGCGGGCGGGTGGTCGTTGCGCCGCGTTACGGTAGCATTCCCCCCACCGAACCGCCCCCCCGTCGATACCGGGTGCCCAGTGACGGACGCCGCCCGCGACCGCCTCATCAACCCGCTCGCGGCGCTCGACCACCCGGCCACGCTCGTCCTCCTCGCCCTCGCCTTCGCGCCGCTCGTGATCGGCCCGGTCTTCCTGAAGTTGGCCCGCAAGCGGATCACGACCGAGACGCGGCACGACGCCCGCCGCCGCGCCCGCGGCTGGCTCTGGGTGGTACCGGCGATGGCCGCCCCCGTGCTCCTCGGCGCGGCGTGGGTCATCGTCGGCGTCGCGGCCCTCAGCGCGCTGTGCTTCCGCGACTTCACCCGCGTCACCGGCTTGTTCCGCGAGAAGCTCATCTGCTACGCCGTCCTCCTCGGCATGGCGGTGATCCAGTTCGCGGCGCTCGACAACTTCCCCGGCCTGTTCGCCGCCGCGTTCCCGCTCACGATCGCCTGCGTCGCCGGGTTCGCGGCCGCGCAGGACCGGCCGAAAGGCTACCTCCAGCGCGTCGCGCTGGGCGCGGTCGCGTTCGCGCTGTTCGGCAGCTGCCTCGGCCACCTCAGCTACCTGGCGAACGACCCCAACTACCGGCCGAAGCTGGCGCTGGTGCTGGTCGCGGTCGGGTTTTGGGACGTGGCCCGCTACGTCGTCGGCAAAACGGTCCGAGGGCGACAGCTCGCCCCGAACACGACGCCGGACCGCACCGTCGCCGGCTCGGTAGCGGGGGCGGTCGTGGTGCTGGCACTCGTGTACGGCGTCGGCCCGCTGGTGTTCGCCGGCACGCCGCTGGAGAACCCGCTGCCGCTGCTCGCCCTCGGCGCCCTCCTCGCCGTCGCGGCCCAGCTCGGCGACCTGATGCTCGCGTCGATCAAGCGCGACACCGGCGTCGACACGCTGGACAACGTTATCCCCGGCCACGGCGGGGTACTCGACCGCTTCGACAGCATGATCCTGGTGGCCCCGGTGGCGTACCACGGCATCAGCTTCTTCGGCGGCCTGAACCTGGAGGCGGGGCGGGTGTTGACCGGGTGAGGCGGATTGCGGAATGCGAATTTCGGAACGCGGCATACAAAGCCACCACCCAGGCGAGCGACCGCATGACCCTTGTCCGGTATTCCGCGTTCCGAAACCCGCACTCCGCAACCCCCGCGATGGACGACTTCAAACTCCGCCCCGCCGAAGACCTCGGCCTGAAGGTCTGGGAGCGGTTGTCGAGTGTGCGGCGAGAGAGCGGGCCGTTCCTCACCGCCGTCCACACTGGATGGGCACTTCTGGCGCGGACGTACTTCTCGCTGTGGCACCGCCTCCGCGTCGTCGGCAAGGAACACCTGCCGACGCAGTTCCCGTTCGTGCTGTGCTCGAATCACTCGAGCCACCTCGACGCGCTGGCCCTGGTCGCGCCCCTGCGGATGGGGCTGCGGGCGAAGACGTTCGCGCTGGCGGCCGGCGACACGTTCTTCGAGAGCGCGTGGACCACGGCGTTCGCGGCCGGGTTCATCAACGCCCTGCCGATCTGGCGGAAGAAGCGGACGCCGCAGGCGCTGAAGGAACTGCGGGAGAAGCTGGTGAACACGCCGTGCGGGTACGTCGTGTTCCCCGAGGGCGGCCGCACCCGCGACGGCAACCTCACGCCGTTCAAGGGCGGGGTCGGGATGGTGGTGGCCGGCACGTCGGTGCCGGTGGTGCCGTGCCACATCAGCGGCACCTTCGACGCCATGCCGGCCGGGGTACGGTTCCCGCGGCCGCGGCGCATCACCATCCGCGTCGGCCCGGCGGCGACGTTCGACGACGTGAAGAACGACAAGCACGGCTGGAACCGGGTGATGACGGTCGTGGAGGAGCGCGTGAAGGCGCTCGCGGCCGACGCCGCCGGCCGGTAGAGTAGGGGTTCCCTCCCGGAGCCCCGCCATGCCCCGCACCCGCCGCGACTTCCTCCGCGCCGCCGCCGCCCTCGCCGCGTCGCCCGGCGTCGCCGCCGCCATCGACCCCATCCGCCGCCCCGGCCCCACCGCCGACCTGAAGCTCAGCCTCGCCGCGTACAGCTTCCGGCAGTTCCTCGACCCGAAGGGCGGGTCGATGACGCTGTTCGACTTCATCGACCTCGCCGCCGACCTGCCGCTCGACGGCGTCGAGCTCACGTCGTACTACTTCGCCGAGACCTCGGACGCCTACCTGGACAAGCTCCGCGACCACGCCACACGGAAGCGGCGGCCAATCTCCGGGGTGCCGGTCCGCAGCGAGTTCACGCTGAGGGACGACGCCCGCCGCGCCCGTGAGGTGCAGCATGTGAAGGACTGGACGGCTCGGGCCGCCCGGCTCGGGGCGCGGACCGTCCGCATCTTCGCCGGCAACGTCGAGAAGGGGGAGGCGTTCGCCGACGCCCAGCGCCGCGTGGTGGCGTGCCTGAACGAGTGCTGCCCGGTCGCCGAGCGGCTCGGCGTGCAACTGGCGCTGGAGAACCACGGCGGCATCACGGACACGGCCGAGCACCTGCTGGAACTGGTGCGGCCGGTCCGCAGCCCGGCCCTCGGGGTGAACATCGACACCGGC carries:
- a CDS encoding lysophospholipid acyltransferase family protein, which produces MTLVRYSAFRNPHSATPAMDDFKLRPAEDLGLKVWERLSSVRRESGPFLTAVHTGWALLARTYFSLWHRLRVVGKEHLPTQFPFVLCSNHSSHLDALALVAPLRMGLRAKTFALAAGDTFFESAWTTAFAAGFINALPIWRKKRTPQALKELREKLVNTPCGYVVFPEGGRTRDGNLTPFKGGVGMVVAGTSVPVVPCHISGTFDAMPAGVRFPRPRRITIRVGPAATFDDVKNDKHGWNRVMTVVEERVKALAADAAGR
- a CDS encoding tetratricopeptide repeat protein; the protein is MPTPLSVRAAALGLAAAAAVAGTAPARYMRVETEKVPVERVVSNLEAHVKENPKDAKAVLNLARAHAMAYTTRAGALEVRKDGKNGGLWFGYEPPFVPFGKSGKGKDAGAEAAAKDHLLKSMALYEKAVKLAPGDPAAVLGRAWVIDQSGDKAKAVEAYRAVLRDGWAKDKDLTALGLGGHTVTAEAAGYLVPLLDATKDAAEIADLKTKTEKLKQLPRPITPIAVPLRDGLGAADLEDTRAAVRFDADGSGIKKRWTWITKDAAWLVYDPAGRGEVDSALQFFGSVTFWLFWEHGYAALSALDDDRDGRLTGVELRGLALWRDANGNGVADPGEVQSVTEAGIVAVSCRHERDESHPDRIAFSRAGVTLRDGRTRPTFDLVLKPR
- a CDS encoding sugar phosphate isomerase/epimerase family protein: MPRTRRDFLRAAAALAASPGVAAAIDPIRRPGPTADLKLSLAAYSFRQFLDPKGGSMTLFDFIDLAADLPLDGVELTSYYFAETSDAYLDKLRDHATRKRRPISGVPVRSEFTLRDDARRAREVQHVKDWTARAARLGARTVRIFAGNVEKGEAFADAQRRVVACLNECCPVAERLGVQLALENHGGITDTAEHLLELVRPVRSPALGVNIDTGNFRTADPYREIAAIVPYGVVAQVKTEMFPGGKREEADLARVVRILKDGNFHGYVALEYEAAEDPKVAVPRHVRELRRLIG
- a CDS encoding phosphatidate cytidylyltransferase: MTDAARDRLINPLAALDHPATLVLLALAFAPLVIGPVFLKLARKRITTETRHDARRRARGWLWVVPAMAAPVLLGAAWVIVGVAALSALCFRDFTRVTGLFREKLICYAVLLGMAVIQFAALDNFPGLFAAAFPLTIACVAGFAAAQDRPKGYLQRVALGAVAFALFGSCLGHLSYLANDPNYRPKLALVLVAVGFWDVARYVVGKTVRGRQLAPNTTPDRTVAGSVAGAVVVLALVYGVGPLVFAGTPLENPLPLLALGALLAVAAQLGDLMLASIKRDTGVDTLDNVIPGHGGVLDRFDSMILVAPVAYHGISFFGGLNLEAGRVLTG